The following proteins are encoded in a genomic region of Paraburkholderia sp. BL23I1N1:
- a CDS encoding XRE family transcriptional regulator — protein MPTSKEKAAFAKRLKDSLPKDIKGGTDLAREFNLLYSGGPAVSPQTAHKWLAGTTLPKRDKLQVLAAWLQKDVHWLHYGPAPSGKTKPLARGEKYPLTPETIELVTQMANRFAGLSPRQRNLVEELITEFDGGTQQEAGAASEDASKDKGAPAE, from the coding sequence ATGCCGACCTCCAAAGAAAAAGCAGCTTTCGCCAAACGGCTGAAAGACTCACTCCCCAAAGATATTAAGGGTGGGACCGATTTGGCCAGGGAATTCAATCTGCTCTATAGCGGTGGCCCGGCCGTCTCGCCACAAACCGCGCACAAATGGCTCGCGGGTACGACGCTTCCAAAGCGCGATAAGTTGCAGGTTTTAGCTGCATGGCTGCAAAAAGACGTGCACTGGCTGCATTACGGGCCCGCGCCATCCGGCAAGACGAAGCCGCTTGCTCGTGGCGAGAAATATCCACTGACGCCGGAAACGATCGAACTGGTTACGCAAATGGCTAACCGGTTCGCCGGGTTGTCGCCGCGCCAGCGCAATCTGGTGGAAGAGCTGATCACGGAATTCGACGGCGGCACGCAACAGGAAGCCGGCGCCGCGTCTGAAGACGCATCGAAAGATAAGGGCGCGCCGGCCGAGTGA
- the mnmE gene encoding tRNA uridine-5-carboxymethylaminomethyl(34) synthesis GTPase MnmE, protein MLATDSDPIVAIATAPGRGGIGVVRISCGRAGAAAAEPLMQALTGQALAPRHASYVPFLDDAGNALDRGIALYFPAPHSYTGEHVLELQGHGGPVVLQLVLQRCIEAGRAFGLRLAEPGEFTRRAFLNDKLDLAQAEAVADLIEASTEAAARSAGRSLDGAFSRDIHALVEEVITLRMLVEATLDFPEEEIDFLEAADARGKLTRIRERLAHVLSEARQGALLREGLSVVLAGQPNVGKSSLLNALAGAELAIVTPIAGTTRDKVAQTIQIEGIPLHVIDTAGLRDTEDEVEKIGIARTWSEIERADVVLHLLDARTGMTVEDGTIAGRFPGGVPVVRVLNKTDLTGLAPTVTPLDADQDLSEVRLSAKQGDGVALLREELLRIAGWQAGAESVYLARERHLIALRAAEEHLATAAAHADQNAQALDLFAEELRLAQDQLNSITGEFSSDDLLGVIFSRFCIGK, encoded by the coding sequence ATGCTCGCCACCGATTCCGATCCGATCGTCGCCATTGCCACCGCACCCGGCCGGGGCGGAATCGGGGTCGTGCGGATTTCGTGCGGCCGTGCCGGGGCAGCCGCCGCTGAGCCGCTGATGCAAGCGCTCACCGGCCAGGCGCTCGCGCCACGGCATGCGAGCTATGTGCCTTTCCTCGACGACGCCGGCAACGCGCTCGATCGCGGCATCGCGCTGTACTTTCCCGCGCCGCACTCCTACACCGGCGAACATGTGCTCGAGTTGCAAGGCCACGGCGGTCCGGTCGTGCTGCAACTGGTGCTGCAGCGCTGCATCGAGGCCGGCCGTGCGTTTGGCCTGCGTCTGGCCGAGCCGGGCGAGTTCACGCGCCGCGCGTTTCTCAACGACAAGCTGGATCTGGCGCAAGCGGAAGCCGTCGCCGATCTGATCGAGGCCAGCACCGAGGCCGCCGCACGTTCGGCAGGCCGCTCGCTCGACGGCGCGTTTTCGCGCGACATCCACGCGCTGGTCGAAGAGGTCATCACGCTGCGGATGCTGGTCGAAGCGACGCTCGATTTCCCGGAAGAAGAAATCGACTTTCTCGAAGCCGCCGACGCCCGCGGCAAGCTCACGCGAATTCGCGAGCGCCTTGCGCATGTGCTGAGCGAAGCACGCCAGGGCGCGTTGCTGCGCGAGGGTTTGTCGGTCGTCCTGGCGGGACAGCCGAACGTCGGCAAGTCGTCGCTGCTGAACGCGCTGGCCGGCGCGGAGTTGGCCATCGTCACGCCGATTGCCGGCACGACGCGCGACAAGGTCGCGCAGACGATCCAGATCGAAGGCATTCCGCTGCACGTGATCGACACGGCCGGCCTGCGCGATACTGAAGACGAGGTGGAGAAGATCGGCATTGCGCGCACGTGGAGCGAGATCGAACGCGCGGACGTCGTGTTGCATCTGCTCGATGCGCGAACCGGCATGACCGTTGAAGACGGAACGATTGCTGGTCGTTTCCCAGGCGGCGTGCCGGTGGTGCGCGTGCTGAACAAGACCGATCTGACCGGACTCGCGCCGACCGTGACACCGCTGGACGCCGATCAGGATCTCAGCGAAGTGCGGCTGTCGGCGAAACAAGGCGACGGCGTGGCGTTACTGCGTGAGGAATTGCTGCGCATCGCCGGCTGGCAGGCTGGCGCGGAGAGTGTCTACCTCGCGCGCGAGCGGCATCTGATTGCGCTGCGTGCGGCTGAAGAACATCTTGCGACGGCAGCGGCGCACGCCGATCAGAACGCTCAAGCACTGGATTTGTTCGCCGAGGAGCTGCGTCTCGCGCAGGACCAACTGAATTCGATCACCGGTGAATTTAGTTCGGACGACCTGCTCGGCGTTATTTTCAGCCGGTTTTGTATCGGCAAGTAG
- a CDS encoding tyrosine-type recombinase/integrase, giving the protein MPKLAAPLTETQIRALEPRATRYCVADGNGLVIEIMTTGTKVWRFRYSLNGKREPLVTIGDYRMISLRVARAKAQKYAEMVAGGVSPVATARRDRGVESKTEVLREGAELYLATEMAGKSAEYQRTTRRAFEKDVLPAIGAKPIKAVTDDDIRTICDQIKSRGSPKMALHTRNAVKRLYGYLIARQLATANPAELVPARFIATPDSRARVLAPDEMGAMLRAIYASNIRRPLKLALHLLVLTMVRKSDIVEAAWSEFNLNAARWTIPAARMNKGRDHVVHLPHQAVALLRELQDTKTSRNFVFPSVRGDDRPIAKSTLNQAVKSLGLDVEHFVLHDFRRTAATHLREMGQPSNVIENALAHTVKDNPGGDGHASRPVAERRQTLQLWADFVDTQIERSRHGVIG; this is encoded by the coding sequence ATGCCAAAACTAGCCGCCCCCCTCACCGAAACGCAGATCCGCGCGCTTGAACCCCGCGCCACTCGATATTGCGTCGCCGACGGCAACGGCCTCGTCATCGAAATCATGACGACGGGCACCAAGGTCTGGCGCTTCCGCTATTCGCTGAACGGCAAGCGCGAGCCGCTCGTCACAATCGGCGACTACCGGATGATTTCGCTGCGGGTCGCGCGCGCCAAGGCGCAAAAGTACGCGGAGATGGTTGCGGGTGGCGTCTCGCCGGTGGCAACGGCGCGCCGCGACCGCGGAGTGGAGAGCAAGACAGAGGTCCTGCGCGAGGGCGCGGAACTCTATCTCGCGACCGAGATGGCGGGCAAGTCGGCGGAATATCAGCGCACCACGCGCCGCGCGTTTGAAAAAGATGTGCTCCCCGCGATTGGCGCCAAGCCGATCAAAGCCGTGACGGACGACGACATCCGCACAATATGCGACCAGATCAAAAGCCGTGGTTCGCCCAAGATGGCGCTGCACACGCGCAACGCGGTCAAGCGGCTCTATGGGTACCTGATCGCCCGGCAACTCGCCACGGCCAATCCGGCAGAGCTCGTCCCGGCCCGCTTCATCGCCACGCCGGACAGCCGCGCCCGCGTGCTCGCTCCAGACGAAATGGGCGCCATGCTCCGCGCGATTTATGCATCGAACATTCGACGTCCGCTGAAATTGGCTTTGCATCTGCTCGTGCTGACGATGGTGCGGAAATCCGACATCGTCGAGGCGGCCTGGTCCGAATTCAACCTCAACGCAGCGCGATGGACGATCCCCGCCGCGCGGATGAACAAAGGTCGCGACCACGTGGTGCATCTCCCGCATCAGGCAGTCGCCCTGCTTCGCGAACTTCAGGATACGAAGACCAGCCGAAACTTCGTATTCCCGAGCGTCAGGGGCGACGATCGGCCGATCGCGAAAAGCACACTCAATCAGGCCGTCAAGTCGCTCGGACTCGACGTAGAGCATTTCGTCCTACATGACTTTCGACGCACCGCCGCGACCCATTTGCGCGAGATGGGCCAGCCTTCGAACGTGATCGAAAATGCGCTGGCGCATACCGTCAAAGACAACCCGGGCGGAGACGGCCACGCTTCGCGGCCTGTCGCGGAACGGCGTCAAACCTTGCAACTGTGGGCGGATTTCGTCGACACCCAGATCGAGCGCAGCCGACATGGCGTGATCGGCTAA
- a CDS encoding methyl-accepting chemotaxis protein, with protein MRVKQWTIRQRILCSFGIVLIVMLAMAIVTFEQLGGIDRDAKSQQQDSMPGLYYATAMRAAWFENYTVTQRLVYIDADPDSVKRDTARLLETQQTLQKLLNDYGGTVFRQDDRDLFNDFRQQYTQYLPIQASLMSALSTSKENAARVFNTQLTPIWESGRLSVRKLVDGNKTYADQSAESIRNSVETTRIVLLVMLLIAAVAAVLAGYWLLRAVTTPMAKVLQVVDIMRTGDLTQRLQLNRADEIGALEAGFNRMTDELTALVGQAQKSAVQVTTSVTEIAATSREQQATANETAATTTEIGATSREIFATSRDLLRTMNEVSEVAGQSAALAGTGHAGLARMEDTMRLVMEAAGSVNAKLAILNEKASNINQVVATITKVADQTNLLSLNAAIEAEKAGEYGRGFAVVATEIRRLADQTAVATYDIEQMVKEIQSAVAAGVMGMDKFSEEVRRGMLDVQNVGGHLTQIIQQVQALAPRFSMVNEGMQTQATGAEQITQALTQLSEAAQQTAESLRQSTQAIDDLTHVANSLRTGVSRFKVTA; from the coding sequence GTGCGCGTGAAACAATGGACCATCCGGCAACGGATTCTGTGCAGCTTCGGGATCGTGCTGATCGTGATGCTGGCAATGGCAATCGTCACGTTCGAGCAACTCGGCGGCATCGACCGCGACGCGAAGAGCCAGCAGCAGGACTCAATGCCCGGCCTCTACTACGCGACCGCGATGCGCGCGGCCTGGTTCGAGAACTACACCGTCACGCAGCGCCTCGTCTATATCGATGCGGACCCCGATTCCGTCAAGCGCGACACCGCTCGCCTCCTGGAGACGCAGCAAACACTGCAGAAGCTACTCAACGATTACGGCGGCACCGTCTTCCGTCAGGACGATCGTGACCTCTTCAACGATTTCCGGCAGCAATACACGCAATACCTGCCGATCCAGGCGTCGCTGATGAGCGCCCTGTCGACCTCGAAAGAGAACGCCGCACGTGTCTTCAACACGCAGCTCACGCCGATCTGGGAAAGCGGCCGGCTCTCCGTGCGCAAGCTGGTGGACGGCAACAAGACCTACGCCGACCAGTCCGCCGAAAGCATCCGCAACTCGGTCGAGACGACCCGTATCGTGCTGCTCGTGATGCTGCTGATCGCCGCGGTCGCTGCCGTGCTGGCCGGTTACTGGCTGCTGCGCGCGGTCACCACGCCGATGGCGAAGGTGCTGCAGGTCGTCGACATCATGCGTACGGGCGATCTCACGCAACGTCTTCAACTGAATCGCGCGGATGAAATCGGTGCGCTCGAAGCGGGCTTTAACCGCATGACCGACGAACTCACCGCGCTGGTCGGCCAGGCGCAGAAGTCAGCGGTCCAGGTCACCACCTCGGTGACCGAAATCGCCGCAACCTCGCGTGAACAGCAAGCCACCGCGAACGAAACCGCGGCGACCACCACCGAGATCGGCGCCACGTCGCGCGAAATCTTCGCGACCTCGCGCGATCTGCTGCGCACCATGAACGAAGTCTCTGAAGTAGCCGGCCAGTCAGCGGCGCTCGCGGGCACCGGCCACGCCGGTCTCGCGCGCATGGAAGACACCATGCGCCTCGTGATGGAAGCGGCCGGTTCGGTCAACGCGAAGCTCGCGATCCTCAACGAGAAGGCCAGCAACATCAACCAGGTCGTCGCCACCATCACCAAGGTCGCGGATCAGACCAACCTGCTCTCGCTGAACGCGGCGATCGAAGCGGAAAAAGCCGGCGAATACGGCCGCGGCTTCGCGGTCGTGGCAACCGAGATTCGCCGACTCGCGGATCAAACCGCCGTGGCGACCTACGACATCGAACAGATGGTCAAGGAGATCCAGTCGGCCGTGGCTGCAGGCGTCATGGGCATGGACAAGTTCTCCGAAGAAGTCCGGCGCGGCATGCTCGACGTGCAGAACGTGGGCGGTCATCTCACGCAGATCATCCAGCAGGTGCAGGCGCTCGCGCCGCGCTTCTCGATGGTCAACGAAGGCATGCAGACGCAAGCCACCGGCGCCGAGCAGATCACCCAGGCGCTGACGCAACTCTCGGAGGCCGCGCAGCAGACGGCGGAATCGCTGCGTCAGTCGACCCAGGCGATCGACGATCTGACGCACGTCGCCAATAGTCTGCGCACCGGCGTATCGCGCTTCAAGGTGACGGCCTGA
- a CDS encoding chemotaxis protein CheW: MVEARTVTFDDCWNRIGVRGDSSCERLVEYVRCLNCPVFEAAAAKLLERPIPLVDLSLHDAGTPALQALQQRHEPQGASESFLIFRIGGEWLALPTPIFKRIVQTRPIHTLPHRQHRAVLGVVNVQGDLLVCLSLAHLLGFEADTAVSDDQARHDLPRLLVVSRAEEHAVFPVDQVDGVHRIALSTFCPPPATLSQAAAAHTRAVAPWRGMTVGLLDADALFDTLNRSLG; the protein is encoded by the coding sequence GTGGTTGAAGCGCGCACAGTGACCTTCGACGATTGCTGGAATCGCATCGGCGTGCGCGGCGATTCGTCGTGCGAACGGCTGGTCGAATACGTGCGCTGTCTGAATTGCCCCGTGTTCGAAGCGGCCGCGGCCAAGCTGCTGGAGCGTCCGATTCCGCTCGTGGATCTCTCGCTGCATGACGCCGGTACGCCCGCGTTACAGGCGTTACAGCAACGGCATGAGCCGCAAGGCGCGAGCGAATCGTTCCTCATTTTCCGCATCGGCGGCGAATGGCTTGCGCTGCCTACGCCGATCTTCAAACGCATCGTGCAGACACGGCCGATTCATACGTTGCCGCACCGCCAGCATCGCGCGGTACTGGGCGTCGTGAATGTGCAGGGCGACTTGCTGGTGTGCCTGTCCCTCGCGCATCTGCTGGGTTTCGAGGCCGACACCGCCGTGAGCGACGATCAGGCGCGTCACGATCTGCCCCGTTTGCTGGTGGTGTCGCGCGCCGAAGAGCACGCGGTGTTCCCCGTCGACCAGGTCGACGGCGTGCATCGAATCGCACTCTCTACCTTTTGCCCCCCGCCCGCGACGCTCTCGCAAGCCGCCGCCGCGCATACGCGCGCTGTGGCTCCGTGGCGCGGCATGACGGTCGGCCTGCTCGACGCCGATGCCTTGTTCGATACCTTGAACCGGAGTCTCGGATGA
- a CDS encoding hybrid sensor histidine kinase/response regulator, with amino-acid sequence MTDDPRRPSLIDLFREEARTQARVLNDGLLTLDRAPRDAAALEACMRAAHSLKGAARIVGVQVGVELAHAMEDCFVAAQEGRALLDAAWIDELLRGVDIVARIGNDEDESARDAVSACVASLQARMAGVVPHGAALRREAVAAAAAAPAANPVRDAGSAASGAIEPQAASANADHDADAAFNLLANALRAEATPASTEPASTTANGSAPAFGTPSASASASASAAAIPAVPASTSGSSAATASALNEASLPATDPGRMLRVRADNLDRLLSLSGESLVESRWLKPFAQSMLRVKRVQRDGSRALDQLHETLADLKLDPRAHAALEELRRLTAESQHLLAERLADLESFDRRSTHLSQQLYDAALQCRMRPFGDGTGGLARMVRDVARSLGKKVRLQLVGESTQVDRDILDLLEAPLGHMLRNAIDHGIEPPAIRLAHGKPEEGTLTLDARHTAGALLITVTDDGAGIDLDALRASIVSKKLASAETAARLSETELLEFLFLPGFSLRDQVTEVSGRGVGLDAVYDVVKRVRGTVRITQEPGVGTRVQLQLPLTLSVIRSLLVEVAGEPYAVPLAHVNRTLHVSRADIELLEGHQHIAFDGRRIGVVTAHQILDTAPPANEADTVSLIVIGDGEETYGVVVDRFLGERMLVVQPLDPRLGKIRNITAGALMENGDPVLIADVDDWLRSVERLVAGGDLKHTQHGAALAARRVTRRVLVVDDSLTVRELERKLLTTRGYDVTIAVDGMDGWNAVRAERFDLVITDIDMPRMDGIELVTLIKRDPQLQTLPVMIVSYKDREEDRRAGLNAGADYYLAKGSFHDEALLDAVRDLIGEAYG; translated from the coding sequence ATGACGGACGACCCGCGCCGCCCGTCGCTGATCGATCTCTTCCGCGAAGAAGCGCGTACCCAGGCACGCGTGCTCAACGACGGCCTGCTTACTCTCGACCGCGCGCCGCGCGATGCCGCCGCGCTCGAGGCCTGCATGCGCGCGGCTCACTCGCTGAAGGGCGCGGCGCGGATCGTCGGCGTGCAGGTTGGCGTCGAACTCGCGCACGCGATGGAAGATTGTTTTGTCGCGGCGCAGGAAGGGCGCGCGTTGCTCGATGCAGCGTGGATCGACGAGTTGCTGCGCGGTGTCGATATCGTTGCGCGCATCGGCAATGACGAGGACGAGTCTGCGCGTGACGCGGTCAGTGCGTGCGTGGCGTCGTTGCAAGCGCGTATGGCGGGTGTCGTGCCGCATGGCGCGGCGTTGCGGCGGGAGGCTGTGGCCGCGGCTGCCGCTGCACCTGCCGCGAATCCTGTTCGCGACGCCGGATCTGCAGCCAGCGGAGCCATCGAACCGCAAGCCGCATCCGCCAACGCTGACCATGACGCCGATGCCGCATTCAATCTGCTAGCCAACGCCCTGCGCGCCGAAGCGACGCCCGCCTCGACCGAACCGGCCAGCACGACTGCAAATGGGTCCGCGCCCGCCTTTGGAACCCCGTCCGCTTCTGCAAGCGCCTCTGCGTCCGCCGCAGCAATCCCGGCCGTTCCTGCAAGCACCTCTGGGTCGTCGGCAGCAACCGCATCCGCCCTGAACGAAGCAAGCCTCCCAGCAACCGACCCCGGCCGCATGCTGCGTGTACGCGCCGACAACCTCGACCGGCTACTCTCCTTATCCGGCGAGTCACTGGTCGAATCCCGCTGGCTCAAACCTTTCGCTCAATCGATGCTGCGCGTCAAGCGCGTCCAACGTGACGGCTCGCGCGCGCTGGATCAGTTGCACGAAACGCTCGCGGACCTGAAGCTCGACCCGCGCGCGCACGCCGCGCTCGAAGAATTGCGCCGCCTCACAGCGGAATCGCAGCATCTGCTCGCCGAGCGCCTGGCCGATCTGGAGAGCTTCGACCGCCGCTCGACGCATCTGTCGCAACAGCTTTACGACGCCGCGCTGCAATGCCGGATGCGCCCCTTCGGCGACGGCACCGGTGGTCTCGCGCGCATGGTGCGCGACGTCGCGCGTTCGCTCGGCAAGAAGGTGCGCTTGCAGCTGGTTGGCGAATCGACTCAGGTGGACCGCGACATCCTCGATCTGCTCGAAGCGCCGCTCGGCCATATGCTGCGAAACGCGATCGACCACGGCATCGAACCGCCCGCGATACGTCTCGCGCACGGCAAGCCCGAAGAAGGTACGCTGACGCTCGACGCGCGCCACACCGCCGGCGCGTTGCTCATCACGGTTACCGATGACGGCGCGGGCATCGATCTCGACGCGTTGCGCGCCTCGATTGTCAGCAAGAAACTGGCGAGCGCCGAAACGGCCGCGCGCCTCTCCGAGACCGAACTGCTCGAATTCCTGTTCCTGCCCGGCTTCTCGCTGCGCGATCAGGTTACCGAAGTCTCGGGCCGCGGCGTCGGACTCGACGCGGTATACGACGTTGTCAAACGCGTGCGTGGCACGGTGCGCATCACGCAGGAACCCGGCGTCGGCACGCGCGTGCAATTGCAGTTGCCGCTCACGCTCTCGGTAATCCGCAGCCTGCTCGTCGAAGTCGCGGGCGAGCCGTACGCCGTGCCGCTCGCGCATGTGAATCGCACGCTGCACGTGAGCCGCGCGGATATCGAATTGCTTGAAGGCCATCAGCACATTGCCTTCGACGGCCGCCGCATTGGCGTCGTCACCGCGCATCAGATTCTCGACACCGCACCGCCCGCCAACGAAGCAGACACCGTCAGCCTGATCGTGATCGGCGACGGCGAAGAAACCTACGGCGTGGTAGTCGACCGCTTTCTCGGCGAGCGGATGCTGGTCGTGCAGCCGCTCGATCCGCGCCTCGGCAAGATCAGGAACATCACGGCCGGCGCGTTGATGGAAAACGGCGACCCGGTGCTGATTGCGGATGTCGACGACTGGCTGCGCTCCGTCGAAAGGCTGGTTGCCGGCGGCGATCTGAAACACACGCAGCATGGCGCCGCCCTCGCCGCCCGGCGCGTCACGCGGCGCGTGCTGGTGGTCGACGATTCGCTCACCGTTCGCGAACTCGAACGCAAGCTACTGACCACGCGCGGCTACGACGTGACGATCGCCGTCGACGGCATGGATGGCTGGAACGCGGTACGCGCCGAGCGCTTCGACCTCGTGATTACCGACATCGATATGCCACGCATGGACGGCATCGAACTCGTCACGCTCATCAAGCGCGATCCGCAACTGCAGACGCTACCGGTGATGATCGTCTCGTACAAGGATCGTGAAGAGGAC
- a CDS encoding protein-glutamate O-methyltransferase CheR, translating to MNAHHDNVPVYRRFTDLLHRTIGLDAASLGHSAIERAVDRRAAAWCADGHVNATLADYWEAAQASPAMVQALVESVVVPETWFYRDADAFKALARLAHERLDERGTALPLRILSLPCSTGEEPYTIAMTLLDAGIDAAHLRIDAMDISERSLAVAQRAVYSRNSFRGNAFPFRDAHFTRTEDGWRLAPRIVDAVRFSRANLMQLDATALGVYDFVFCRNVLIYFDRDAQQTALHALNDVLAENGTLFVGPAETGLLMRHGMQSAKIPLAFAFRRAGPAEEQFNGWHTAPLATAAALAMTHSPVPALAPPQVFSAEPFAWPDPVARTAFSASSPLAFSSGTSAHSPVSGMAGRVANPLKPASSPRDLTLPQTTSPTQAARDTLQAAHALADAGRLTEAANAINAYLEQHAPHADAFYLLGVLADAGGDANLARGQYRKALYLDPQHAEALAHLATLLELEGDRNGARLLMERASRAQGAQRG from the coding sequence ATGAACGCGCATCACGACAACGTGCCGGTCTATCGACGCTTCACCGATCTGCTGCATCGAACCATCGGGCTCGATGCAGCGTCGCTCGGTCATAGTGCGATCGAACGCGCGGTCGATCGGCGCGCCGCCGCTTGGTGCGCGGACGGTCACGTCAACGCCACCCTCGCCGACTACTGGGAAGCCGCGCAGGCGTCGCCGGCCATGGTGCAGGCGCTGGTGGAATCGGTGGTGGTGCCGGAGACCTGGTTCTATCGCGACGCCGACGCGTTCAAAGCGCTCGCACGCCTCGCGCATGAGCGCCTCGACGAACGCGGCACCGCGCTGCCTTTGCGCATTCTGAGCCTGCCCTGCTCGACCGGCGAGGAACCGTACACCATCGCGATGACCCTGCTCGACGCCGGCATCGACGCCGCGCATCTGCGCATCGACGCCATGGATATCAGCGAGCGCTCGCTGGCCGTCGCGCAGCGCGCTGTGTACAGCCGCAATTCGTTTCGCGGCAATGCGTTTCCGTTTCGCGATGCCCACTTCACGCGCACCGAAGATGGCTGGCGCCTCGCGCCGCGCATCGTCGACGCGGTCCGGTTTTCGCGCGCCAATCTGATGCAACTCGATGCCACGGCGCTCGGCGTCTACGACTTCGTGTTCTGCCGCAATGTGCTGATTTATTTCGACCGCGACGCACAGCAAACGGCCTTGCATGCGCTTAACGACGTGCTGGCTGAAAACGGCACGCTGTTCGTCGGTCCTGCGGAAACTGGGCTGTTGATGCGTCACGGCATGCAGTCGGCGAAGATTCCTCTTGCGTTCGCGTTCCGTCGCGCCGGGCCCGCTGAAGAGCAGTTCAACGGCTGGCACACCGCACCGCTCGCCACCGCCGCGGCACTTGCCATGACGCATTCGCCGGTGCCCGCGCTCGCGCCGCCGCAAGTGTTCTCGGCCGAGCCTTTCGCGTGGCCCGATCCGGTTGCGCGCACTGCGTTCAGCGCGAGCTCGCCGCTCGCGTTTTCCAGCGGTACGTCTGCGCACTCGCCCGTTAGCGGCATGGCGGGACGCGTGGCCAACCCGTTGAAACCCGCGTCGTCGCCGCGCGATCTCACGCTGCCGCAAACCACCTCGCCGACTCAAGCCGCGCGCGACACGCTGCAAGCCGCGCACGCGTTGGCCGACGCGGGCCGTCTGACGGAAGCCGCGAACGCGATCAACGCTTATCTGGAACAGCACGCACCGCACGCCGACGCGTTCTACCTGCTCGGTGTACTGGCCGACGCCGGTGGCGACGCGAACCTGGCACGCGGCCAGTATCGCAAGGCGCTCTACCTCGACCCTCAGCACGCCGAAGCGCTCGCGCATCTGGCGACGCTGCTCGAACTCGAGGGCGACCGCAACGGCGCGCGTCTATTGATGGAACGCGCGTCGCGCGCACAGGGAGCGCAACGTGGTTGA
- a CDS encoding chemotaxis protein CheW, which produces MLLILFTLDSERYVIDATQVERLMPLTPQSPPKTIPGAPSWVAGVLDYEGTPLPVIDLPALALGRPAAQLMSTRVVLVRYPHAGTVRLLALLLEGATRTIRLDADTFHDAGIDMPHARYLGPVASEAGGLVQWIRVEHLLPDEVKALLFPEPHA; this is translated from the coding sequence ATGCTCTTGATCCTCTTCACGCTCGATAGCGAACGCTACGTGATCGACGCGACGCAGGTGGAGCGTCTGATGCCGCTCACGCCGCAATCGCCGCCGAAGACGATCCCCGGCGCGCCGTCGTGGGTCGCGGGCGTACTCGATTACGAAGGCACACCGCTGCCGGTGATCGATCTGCCGGCACTCGCGCTCGGCCGCCCCGCCGCGCAATTGATGTCGACGCGCGTCGTGCTGGTGCGCTATCCGCACGCGGGCACGGTGCGCCTGCTCGCGCTGCTGCTAGAAGGCGCAACGCGCACAATCCGCCTGGACGCGGACACGTTTCACGACGCCGGCATCGACATGCCGCATGCGCGCTATCTCGGCCCGGTCGCGAGCGAAGCGGGCGGTCTGGTGCAATGGATTCGCGTCGAGCACCTGCTGCCCGACGAGGTCAAAGCGCTGCTGTTTCCCGAGCCGCACGCATGA
- a CDS encoding ecotin precursor, with protein sequence MKKIAVALLMVGSLSAAGQASAHGNGGDVVGALIGGALLGAVVTSALNPAPVVAYQQPVYAQPVYAQPVYQPAPVYAGPPPGYCYDQYQRAYVACGAPPPEQYGYPQQQQLGW encoded by the coding sequence ATGAAAAAGATTGCGGTGGCGTTGTTGATGGTGGGGAGCCTGAGCGCAGCAGGTCAGGCGTCGGCTCATGGCAATGGCGGCGATGTCGTCGGTGCGCTGATCGGCGGCGCCTTGCTCGGCGCGGTGGTGACGTCCGCGCTGAATCCGGCGCCGGTGGTCGCTTACCAGCAGCCGGTCTATGCGCAGCCTGTGTACGCGCAACCGGTGTATCAGCCGGCGCCCGTGTACGCGGGACCGCCGCCGGGATACTGCTATGACCAGTACCAGCGTGCGTACGTGGCGTGCGGTGCGCCGCCGCCCGAACAATACGGGTATCCGCAGCAGCAGCAACTGGGCTGGTAA